In a genomic window of Streptomyces pristinaespiralis:
- a CDS encoding DNA alkylation repair protein, which yields MAELAELEDPKIRRVNEKHGDDHGVNLSKLRALAKRLKTQQELACRLWETGDTAARLLAILICRPKAFGRDQLDAMLREARSPKVHDWLVNYVVKKSPHAEDLRQTWSADQDPVVASAGWALTTERVAKKPEGLDLAGLLDVIEAQMKDAPDRLQWAMNHCLAQIGIEHAEHRARALDIGERLQVLKDYPTSPGCTSPFAPTWITEMVRRQGDR from the coding sequence ATGGCCGAGCTGGCCGAGCTCGAGGACCCGAAGATCCGCCGGGTGAACGAGAAGCACGGCGACGATCACGGCGTGAACCTCAGCAAGCTGCGCGCGCTCGCGAAGCGGCTGAAGACGCAGCAGGAACTCGCGTGCCGGCTCTGGGAGACGGGTGACACGGCGGCGAGACTGCTGGCGATCCTGATCTGCCGCCCGAAGGCGTTCGGGCGTGACCAACTGGACGCCATGCTGCGTGAGGCGCGCTCACCCAAGGTGCACGACTGGCTCGTGAACTACGTGGTGAAGAAGAGCCCGCACGCCGAAGACCTGCGCCAGACCTGGTCCGCGGACCAGGATCCGGTGGTCGCGAGCGCCGGCTGGGCGCTGACCACCGAGCGCGTGGCGAAGAAGCCGGAGGGCCTCGACCTCGCGGGGCTGCTCGACGTCATCGAGGCGCAGATGAAGGACGCCCCGGATCGCCTGCAGTGGGCGATGAACCACTGCCTGGCCCAGATCGGCATCGAGCACGCCGAGCACCGCGCCCGCGCACTCGACATCGGCGAGCGCCTGCAGGTGCTGAAGGACTACCCGACGTCGCCGGGCTGCACGTCTCCGTTCGCACCCACCTGGATCACGGAGATGGTGCGGCGACAGGGGGACAGGTAG
- a CDS encoding MFS transporter has protein sequence MDRSQADTRVSGVVGILALAGIVAAITQTLVVPLIGELPTILGTSASNASWVITATLLAAAVATPVAGRLGDMYGKRRMLLVSTVPLIAGSVICALSSSVVPMIVGRGLQGMGMGVVPLGISLLRDVVPPARLGSAIAVMSASMGVGGALGLPFSAAIAENVSWRVLFWVVAALSLLIAGLIRFLVPADRTNAAPGGFDLLGAIGLGSALVCLLLAVSKGADWGWSSGTTLGLFAATVVILLVWGRWELRSSEPLVDLRVTVRPQILMTNAASILVGFAMYAQSLVVPQLLQLPEATGYGLGQSMLAMGLWMAPAGLMMMIVSPLGAKLSAAYGPKTTLAVGSLIIALGYGVSLPLLGSTWGLLVVTIVGSTGIGFAYGAMPALIMGAVPQSETASANSFNTLMRSIGSSVSAAVIGVVLAQMTTDFGGFALPSEDGFRAAMLIGCGVGVAAAVVAFLIPTGRAAAGPQGAAAPATGTPSEAAARA, from the coding sequence GTGGACCGTTCCCAGGCCGACACCCGCGTGAGCGGCGTCGTCGGCATCCTCGCCCTGGCGGGCATCGTGGCCGCGATCACGCAGACCCTCGTGGTCCCGCTGATCGGCGAACTGCCGACCATCCTCGGCACCAGCGCCTCGAACGCCTCCTGGGTGATCACGGCCACGCTGCTCGCGGCGGCGGTCGCCACCCCCGTCGCCGGCCGGCTCGGCGACATGTACGGCAAGCGACGCATGCTTCTGGTCTCCACGGTCCCCCTGATCGCGGGCTCCGTGATCTGCGCGCTCTCGTCCTCCGTGGTCCCGATGATCGTCGGACGCGGACTGCAGGGCATGGGCATGGGAGTGGTCCCCCTCGGGATCAGCCTCCTGCGCGACGTGGTGCCGCCGGCCCGGCTCGGCTCCGCCATCGCCGTCATGAGCGCGTCCATGGGCGTGGGAGGCGCCCTGGGCCTGCCGTTCTCCGCCGCGATCGCCGAGAACGTCAGCTGGCGGGTGCTCTTCTGGGTCGTCGCCGCGCTGAGCCTGCTGATCGCCGGCCTCATCCGGTTCCTCGTACCGGCGGACCGTACGAACGCCGCCCCCGGCGGCTTCGACCTGCTCGGCGCGATCGGCCTCGGCAGCGCACTGGTCTGCCTGCTCCTCGCCGTCTCCAAGGGTGCCGACTGGGGCTGGTCGAGCGGCACCACGCTCGGGCTGTTCGCCGCGACGGTCGTGATCCTGCTCGTCTGGGGCCGCTGGGAGCTGCGCAGCAGCGAGCCCCTGGTCGACCTGCGCGTGACCGTCCGACCGCAGATCCTGATGACGAACGCGGCCTCCATCCTCGTCGGATTCGCCATGTACGCCCAGTCGCTGGTGGTGCCTCAGCTGCTGCAGCTGCCCGAGGCCACCGGCTACGGCCTGGGCCAGTCGATGCTGGCGATGGGTCTGTGGATGGCGCCGGCGGGCCTGATGATGATGATCGTGTCGCCGCTCGGCGCGAAGCTGTCGGCCGCGTACGGCCCGAAGACCACCCTCGCGGTGGGCAGCCTGATCATCGCCCTCGGCTACGGCGTCTCCCTGCCGCTCCTCGGCTCCACCTGGGGCCTGCTGGTCGTGACCATCGTCGGCAGCACGGGCATCGGCTTCGCGTACGGCGCGATGCCGGCCCTCATCATGGGCGCGGTGCCCCAGTCGGAGACCGCCTCCGCGAACAGCTTCAACACCCTTATGCGCTCGATCGGCAGCTCGGTGTCGGCAGCGGTGATCGGCGTGGTCCTGGCCCAGATGACCACGGACTTCGGCGGCTTCGCCCTGCCGTCGGAGGACGGCTTCCGCGCCGCGATGCTGATCGGCTGCGGCGTGGGTGTGGCCGCGGCGGTGGTCGCGTTCCTGATCCCGACGGGACGGGCGGCGGCCGGCCCGCAGGGGGCCGCGGCCCCGGCGACCGGGACGCCTTCGGAGGCGGCGGCCCGGGCCTGA
- a CDS encoding serine/threonine-protein kinase — MGRVYLSRTRGNQPVALKVIRREYAQDEEFRRRFEQEATSARRVQGYYVVPVVDHDTTGPQPWLATAYVPGLALDQLLSEHGTLPLTTVLQLTGCAAEALHAVHKAGVIHRDMKPSNILVGSEGPWIIDFGIARAADATQLTRSGGLIGTPQFMSPEHAGGQELTPATDVFSLGLIAAVAATGRHPYGDAGAITLATKIANSEFRPPDLTAYPEPLRTVLERTLAADAAARPTPSELAELCQELSGRPLRDFTGWLPAPVAADIARREQLARQQGEAGSGPHSGDVAGAETVPPPSVAEAGAVHLGATAAAHTAPPAGVASGGYTPTHASRPGGQPHHGRAQPAPPTGSPTPLPHGAPPSTGPSAAPSAARSRTPLAAGAAVLALVVAATAAWVLTRDDDTDSARGSGGRPASPPSTGASPTGNATPNGYTEIFKDKPLTLRAQFTSNRISYTNVDLDEPKIDTKALSEGKGNELQYEEFGETYILRFLTTMGKSSGTTPEQCAEGAAADAVPSELGDDAQGEHLTPGTVLCTVTDEDNLAMLTIKDVVVQKDAAGVEGRDYVTELTLWRAP; from the coding sequence ATGGGACGCGTCTACCTCTCCCGTACGCGCGGCAACCAGCCGGTCGCCCTGAAGGTGATCCGCCGCGAGTACGCCCAGGACGAGGAGTTCCGCCGTCGCTTCGAACAGGAGGCGACCTCCGCCCGCAGGGTGCAGGGCTACTACGTCGTCCCCGTCGTCGATCACGACACCACCGGCCCCCAGCCGTGGCTGGCCACCGCCTACGTCCCCGGCCTCGCCCTGGACCAGCTCCTCAGCGAGCACGGGACGCTCCCGCTGACCACGGTGCTGCAGCTGACCGGCTGCGCGGCGGAGGCGCTGCACGCCGTGCACAAGGCCGGAGTGATCCACCGTGACATGAAACCGAGCAACATTCTCGTCGGATCCGAAGGCCCCTGGATCATCGACTTCGGCATCGCCCGGGCCGCCGACGCCACCCAGCTCACTCGCAGCGGCGGGCTCATCGGCACCCCTCAGTTCATGTCGCCCGAACACGCCGGCGGCCAGGAGCTCACGCCGGCGACCGACGTCTTCTCGCTCGGCCTGATCGCCGCCGTCGCCGCGACCGGCCGCCACCCCTATGGCGACGCCGGAGCCATCACCCTGGCCACCAAGATCGCCAATAGCGAGTTCCGGCCGCCGGACCTGACGGCGTATCCCGAACCGCTGCGTACCGTCCTGGAACGCACGCTGGCCGCCGACGCGGCCGCCCGACCCACGCCCTCCGAGCTGGCGGAACTGTGCCAGGAGCTCAGCGGGCGGCCGCTGCGTGACTTCACCGGCTGGCTGCCCGCGCCCGTCGCGGCGGACATCGCCCGACGGGAGCAACTCGCCCGGCAGCAGGGCGAAGCCGGGTCCGGACCGCACTCCGGGGACGTGGCGGGTGCCGAGACCGTGCCCCCGCCCTCCGTGGCGGAAGCCGGGGCTGTGCACCTCGGCGCCACGGCGGCAGCCCACACCGCACCGCCGGCCGGCGTGGCGTCCGGCGGATACACACCCACCCATGCCTCCCGGCCCGGTGGGCAGCCGCACCACGGCCGGGCGCAGCCGGCGCCTCCGACCGGATCCCCTACCCCGCTTCCGCATGGAGCACCACCCTCCACCGGTCCGTCGGCAGCGCCGTCAGCGGCCCGCAGCCGCACCCCGCTGGCGGCCGGCGCGGCCGTGCTCGCACTGGTGGTGGCGGCGACGGCCGCCTGGGTCCTCACCCGGGACGACGACACGGACAGCGCCCGGGGCAGCGGCGGACGCCCCGCCTCGCCGCCGAGCACCGGCGCGTCGCCCACCGGGAACGCGACGCCGAACGGCTATACGGAGATCTTCAAGGACAAGCCGCTCACCTTGCGCGCCCAGTTCACCTCCAACCGCATCTCCTACACCAACGTCGACCTGGACGAACCGAAGATCGACACGAAGGCCCTCAGCGAAGGGAAGGGAAACGAGCTGCAGTACGAGGAGTTCGGCGAAACCTATATCCTGCGCTTCCTGACGACCATGGGGAAGAGCTCGGGCACCACCCCCGAGCAGTGCGCCGAGGGCGCGGCGGCCGACGCGGTGCCCTCCGAGCTCGGCGACGACGCACAGGGCGAACACCTGACCCCGGGCACGGTGCTGTGCACCGTCACCGACGAGGACAACCTCGCGATGCTCACCATCAAGGACGTCGTCGTCCAGAAGGACGCCGCGGGTGTCGAGGGACGCGACTACGTCACCGAACTGACTCTCTGGCGGGCGCCCTGA
- a CDS encoding FHA domain-containing protein, whose product MEHHLAASAERADYLVELSNVVRDTSIGPRGPRSLRRLGLVLRALMELTRDPDVSVYLVADTSLLGGRREFGDQTEVRRLRGWVADGLVEEVDDADERVLELARMTSLPVVTGDQYIDHRVEHPWIQGNTWQFLKPEARRDGSVALVAMDMGVRSAAEISRRLELSALKKQGLLGPSRTPLAEVIMRTWRCPEHRCTLYDIRKGERILLPRMRRGVPTCELHGTPLVDEGPRLGTTQLKAVVDGTCVARYTLGEGSEAHIGRLPGQAGIALHSLLSPQIAQQVSRRHVAVSARSGAVLIRDVSTYGTRMRRAGRHGAFGPWEKLPPQTDRPFRPGDEVELASGVVLTRSGRRFPAELADAWRAEAARAPVPPTAAAPTRRA is encoded by the coding sequence GTGGAACATCATCTGGCCGCTTCGGCGGAGCGGGCCGACTACCTGGTGGAGCTCTCCAACGTCGTACGCGACACCTCCATCGGCCCACGCGGCCCGCGGTCCTTACGCCGTCTGGGTCTGGTCCTGAGGGCCCTGATGGAGCTCACCAGGGATCCCGACGTCTCCGTCTACCTGGTCGCCGACACCAGCCTGCTGGGCGGGCGCCGCGAGTTCGGCGATCAGACCGAGGTCCGGCGACTGCGGGGTTGGGTGGCCGACGGGCTGGTCGAGGAGGTCGACGACGCCGATGAGCGCGTCCTCGAACTGGCCCGCATGACCTCGTTGCCGGTCGTCACCGGCGACCAGTACATCGACCACCGCGTCGAACACCCGTGGATCCAGGGCAACACCTGGCAGTTCCTCAAACCGGAAGCCCGCCGCGACGGATCCGTCGCCCTGGTGGCGATGGACATGGGCGTGCGCTCGGCGGCGGAGATCTCGCGCAGGCTGGAACTGTCCGCACTGAAGAAGCAGGGCCTCCTCGGCCCCTCCCGGACCCCGCTGGCCGAGGTGATCATGCGGACCTGGCGCTGCCCGGAACACCGCTGCACCCTCTACGACATCCGCAAGGGCGAACGGATCCTCCTGCCCCGCATGCGGCGCGGTGTGCCCACCTGCGAGCTCCACGGCACACCTCTGGTGGACGAGGGACCGCGCCTGGGCACCACCCAGCTCAAGGCCGTCGTCGACGGCACCTGCGTGGCCCGGTACACCCTCGGCGAGGGCTCCGAGGCGCACATCGGCCGGCTGCCGGGGCAGGCGGGCATCGCCCTGCACAGTCTGCTGTCCCCGCAGATCGCCCAGCAGGTGAGCCGCAGGCATGTGGCCGTCTCCGCCCGGAGCGGCGCGGTCCTGATCCGTGACGTCAGCACCTACGGCACCCGAATGCGCCGTGCCGGCAGACACGGTGCGTTCGGCCCCTGGGAGAAGCTCCCCCCGCAGACCGACCGCCCCTTCCGCCCCGGCGACGAGGTCGAACTCGCATCCGGCGTCGTACTCACGCGCAGTGGCCGACGCTTCCCCGCCGAACTGGCCGACGCCTGGCGGGCGGAAGCCGCCAGGGCCCCCGTGCCGCCCACCGCCGCGGCACCCACCCGCCGGGCCTGA
- a CDS encoding M23 family metallopeptidase — translation MAERDPRNRTGRRPLLRGLAAAVLAAGMLMTSAGQGHGTGAATPAPGAEFTPLTAAVLTKPTPFVATDGQTHISYELLTTSSLPSSAPLRLDRVDVRDARTHQVVGSLSGQALADAANPVGDPLPGADGYTPAPPGPTPTVIQGSQQWIIWLDLILDRGQRVPKALEHQLSGAVLNPSGPSAAFEETVQATRIARTPPLNLSPPVRPGTWYSSESCCGNTHHRRGLAPINGRFYVPQRFAIDWYRVGEQGQTWEGDPARLTSYLSYRQPVVASAGGRVVEVRDGLPDQTPPVTPPTPPIEDTVGNHVTVEVAPGRYLLYAHLTPGSLRVREGDRVEPGQVLGLIGNSGNSATPHLHFQVMTTAESFPTDSPPFTFRHFNVVGHVEPRIWDDNLGLQPTGVLPITPSPHDGRHRARYPLDREVLEF, via the coding sequence ATGGCAGAGCGCGACCCTCGCAACCGCACTGGCCGCCGCCCGCTACTTCGCGGGCTCGCCGCTGCCGTGCTCGCGGCCGGCATGCTGATGACCTCAGCGGGACAAGGACACGGAACCGGCGCGGCCACTCCGGCGCCCGGCGCAGAGTTCACGCCGTTGACGGCGGCGGTGCTGACCAAACCGACGCCGTTCGTCGCCACGGACGGTCAGACGCACATCTCGTACGAACTGCTCACCACGAGTTCCCTGCCCAGCAGCGCGCCGTTGCGGCTCGACCGTGTCGACGTCCGCGACGCCCGCACGCACCAGGTCGTCGGCTCGCTGAGCGGGCAGGCGCTGGCCGATGCCGCCAATCCGGTGGGTGACCCGCTGCCGGGTGCAGACGGGTACACCCCGGCGCCTCCGGGACCGACGCCGACCGTCATCCAGGGCTCCCAGCAGTGGATCATCTGGCTCGACCTGATCCTCGACCGTGGTCAGCGGGTGCCCAAGGCCCTCGAACACCAGCTCTCGGGTGCCGTCCTGAACCCCTCCGGCCCCTCCGCCGCCTTCGAGGAGACGGTGCAGGCCACCCGGATCGCCCGCACTCCGCCGTTGAACCTGAGCCCGCCGGTCCGTCCCGGCACCTGGTACTCCAGCGAGTCGTGCTGCGGCAACACCCACCACCGGCGCGGCCTCGCCCCGATCAACGGCCGCTTCTATGTGCCGCAGCGCTTCGCGATCGACTGGTACCGGGTCGGCGAGCAGGGGCAGACCTGGGAGGGCGACCCCGCACGGCTCACCAGCTACCTGAGCTACCGTCAGCCGGTCGTGGCCTCGGCCGGCGGCAGAGTGGTGGAGGTCCGGGACGGACTCCCGGACCAAACGCCGCCCGTCACACCGCCCACCCCGCCGATCGAGGACACCGTCGGCAACCACGTCACCGTGGAAGTCGCGCCGGGCCGCTATCTGCTCTACGCCCACCTGACACCCGGCTCGCTCAGGGTCCGGGAGGGCGACCGGGTCGAACCCGGCCAGGTCCTCGGGCTGATCGGCAACAGCGGCAACTCCGCCACGCCGCACCTGCACTTCCAGGTGATGACCACAGCCGAGTCCTTCCCGACCGACAGTCCGCCGTTCACCTTCCGGCACTTCAACGTCGTCGGACACGTCGAACCCCGGATCTGGGACGACAACCTGGGCCTGCAGCCGACCGGTGTCCTGCCGATCACACCCTCGCCGCACGACGGCCGACACCGTGCGCGGTATCCGCTCGACCGCGAGGTGCTGGAGTTCTGA
- a CDS encoding outer membrane protein assembly factor BamB family protein: MGRRHGNAMSRRQALRLAGTGLGLAVLGAGSWGCSPEEEVGGPGGGGTATPAGDKGGDTFTTPPPGTAPKPLWQQATVNDDLAGIHSLAVFGDTVVVSGDPLVGRDIVSGKEKWSRPGVTVPGAKLINGGGTLYLASAEYDGDVVGLDPATGKETWRSRLGKEYEQPRPIAADDRHVYVLAGVLEEDFSTPTNVIAAIDTASGRIAWREQRDKGTDEYGIIAAVVGERLAYTDYRENVTVRDTTTGRQLWTKKIGRSNHRRFAVHEDLMIVADGQRLRAFALSAGTERWSLATEEFSAFNDPQVLDGVLYASDSVRGMWAVDPGTGKTVWHNEDLLETAAEAWQFAKVDGTLYGATEHDKDGGVHAFDAATGKLRWTYNDGAGAIQQWYVAGGAGKRLAVMHEKRLYALPAV, encoded by the coding sequence ATGGGCAGGCGTCACGGGAACGCGATGTCACGCAGGCAGGCGCTCAGGCTGGCCGGTACGGGACTCGGGCTGGCGGTGCTGGGGGCGGGGTCATGGGGCTGCTCGCCCGAGGAGGAGGTCGGCGGCCCGGGCGGCGGCGGTACGGCAACTCCGGCCGGGGACAAGGGCGGTGACACCTTCACCACCCCGCCGCCCGGAACCGCGCCGAAGCCGTTGTGGCAGCAGGCCACCGTCAACGACGACCTCGCCGGGATCCACTCCCTCGCGGTGTTCGGGGACACGGTCGTGGTGTCCGGCGACCCGCTCGTGGGGCGTGACATCGTCAGCGGCAAGGAGAAGTGGTCCCGGCCGGGCGTCACCGTCCCCGGCGCGAAGCTCATCAACGGCGGCGGGACGCTGTACCTCGCCAGCGCCGAGTACGACGGCGACGTGGTGGGCCTCGATCCGGCCACGGGCAAGGAGACCTGGCGCAGCCGCCTGGGCAAGGAGTACGAGCAGCCGCGCCCGATCGCCGCCGACGACCGGCACGTCTACGTCCTCGCCGGCGTCCTCGAGGAGGACTTCTCGACCCCCACCAACGTGATCGCCGCGATCGACACCGCCTCCGGCAGGATCGCCTGGCGTGAGCAGCGCGACAAGGGGACCGACGAGTACGGCATCATCGCCGCGGTCGTCGGCGAGCGCCTCGCGTACACCGACTACCGGGAGAACGTGACCGTCCGCGACACGACGACGGGCCGGCAGCTCTGGACGAAGAAGATCGGCAGGTCCAACCACCGCCGCTTCGCCGTGCACGAGGACCTGATGATCGTGGCGGACGGGCAGCGGCTGCGGGCGTTCGCACTGTCGGCGGGCACGGAGCGATGGTCGCTGGCGACCGAGGAGTTCAGCGCGTTCAACGATCCGCAGGTCCTGGACGGAGTGCTCTACGCCTCCGACAGCGTGCGCGGCATGTGGGCCGTGGACCCCGGTACGGGAAAGACCGTCTGGCACAACGAGGACCTGCTCGAGACGGCGGCGGAGGCGTGGCAGTTCGCCAAGGTGGACGGCACGCTGTACGGCGCGACCGAGCACGACAAGGACGGCGGCGTGCACGCCTTCGACGCGGCGACCGGGAAGCTGCGCTGGACGTACAACGACGGGGCCGGCGCCATCCAGCAGTGGTACGTGGCGGGCGGCGCGGGCAAGCGGCTGGCCGTGATGCACGAGAAGCGGCTGTACGCACTGCCGGCGGTCTGA
- a CDS encoding CGNR zinc finger domain-containing protein: MRDSEPLTGEPLAIDLVNTRPADGDGRSDLLDTPQRLAAWLDLEGDRLHEEAGDPAPAESDLGPVHTVRAHVEAVLHALLRGTKPAEVDLCALTDAQRAAPAVRELGWDGGVVTATVRRSGPLGVRLAARLAEAAADLLTDPAIGRLKRCEADDCVMLFLPAHPRRRWCSADRCGNRMRVARYYRRHKQAAERE, translated from the coding sequence ATGCGTGACAGTGAGCCGCTGACCGGTGAGCCCCTCGCCATCGACCTCGTCAACACCCGTCCGGCGGACGGCGACGGCCGCTCGGACCTGCTCGACACTCCGCAGCGGCTCGCCGCCTGGCTGGACCTGGAGGGCGACCGTCTGCACGAAGAGGCGGGCGACCCGGCGCCGGCGGAGAGCGATCTCGGGCCCGTCCACACCGTCCGCGCCCACGTGGAGGCGGTCCTCCACGCCCTGCTGCGCGGCACGAAGCCCGCGGAGGTCGACCTGTGCGCTCTCACGGATGCGCAGCGCGCCGCGCCCGCCGTACGCGAACTGGGCTGGGACGGCGGGGTCGTCACCGCCACCGTCCGCCGCTCGGGCCCGCTCGGCGTCCGCCTCGCCGCCCGCCTGGCCGAGGCCGCCGCCGATCTGCTCACCGACCCCGCCATCGGCAGGCTCAAGCGCTGCGAGGCCGACGACTGCGTGATGCTCTTCCTCCCCGCGCACCCCCGCCGCCGTTGGTGCTCGGCCGACCGCTGCGGCAACCGCATGCGGGTGGCCCGCTACTACCGACGCCACAAGCAGGCCGCCGAACGGGAGTGA
- a CDS encoding GYD domain-containing protein — translation MPTFVALLNWTDQGVRSYKDTPQRAEAFTAAAQKLGVKVLNLYWTVGPYDIVAVVEAPDDETATAVFLQVGALGNVRSTTLRAFGREEMGRIIAKASG, via the coding sequence ATGCCCACGTTTGTCGCGCTGCTGAACTGGACCGACCAGGGGGTCCGCAGCTACAAGGACACCCCGCAACGCGCCGAGGCTTTCACCGCAGCGGCACAGAAGCTCGGGGTGAAGGTCCTGAACCTCTACTGGACTGTCGGTCCCTACGACATCGTGGCCGTCGTAGAGGCGCCCGACGACGAGACGGCCACCGCGGTGTTCCTACAGGTCGGCGCGCTGGGCAACGTCCGTAGCACGACGCTGCGGGCCTTCGGCCGGGAGGAGATGGGCCGCATCATCGCCAAAGCCAGTGGCTGA
- a CDS encoding alpha/beta fold hydrolase, with amino-acid sequence MTVSADHPRISVPARTAHRYVEVDGVEVFYRESLPERSEAPVLLLLHGFPSASHQFRRLIDSLGRHYRLIAPDYPGFGHTRAPEDFTYSFDRLTDVVEGFTERLGLTRYAMYLFDFGAPVGFRLALRHPERVAGLVVQNGNAYLEGLSDAARAFTALTPETPGAESTILDLFTLAATRAQYEGGTADSALVAPEGWLLDQHFLDRPGRKRAQLALAYDYKSNLAAYPAWQAWLREHRPPTLITWGTGDPFFPEPGARAYLNDVPEAELHLFRTGHFALEDHLPEIAPLVARFLDRVRA; translated from the coding sequence ATGACGGTGTCCGCGGACCATCCGCGTATCTCGGTTCCCGCCCGCACGGCCCACCGGTACGTCGAGGTCGACGGTGTGGAGGTCTTCTACCGGGAGTCTCTGCCCGAGCGTTCCGAAGCCCCGGTGCTGCTGCTCCTGCACGGCTTCCCGTCCGCCTCGCACCAGTTCCGGCGTCTCATCGACAGCCTGGGCCGGCATTACCGGCTGATCGCTCCCGACTACCCCGGCTTCGGGCACACCCGCGCGCCGGAGGACTTCACGTACTCGTTCGACCGACTGACGGACGTCGTCGAGGGCTTCACCGAACGGCTGGGACTCACCCGGTACGCGATGTACCTGTTCGACTTCGGCGCACCGGTCGGCTTCCGCCTGGCGCTCCGCCACCCGGAGCGTGTGGCCGGACTGGTCGTACAGAACGGCAACGCGTATCTGGAGGGCCTGTCGGACGCGGCCCGGGCGTTCACGGCGCTCACTCCCGAGACGCCGGGCGCCGAGTCCACGATCCTCGACCTGTTCACCCTGGCCGCCACGCGCGCCCAGTACGAGGGCGGCACCGCCGATTCGGCACTCGTCGCACCGGAGGGCTGGCTGCTGGACCAGCACTTCCTGGACCGACCCGGCCGCAAGCGGGCCCAACTCGCCCTCGCCTACGACTACAAGAGCAATCTTGCGGCCTATCCCGCCTGGCAGGCGTGGCTGCGTGAGCACCGCCCGCCGACACTGATCACCTGGGGAACCGGCGACCCCTTCTTCCCCGAGCCGGGCGCCCGCGCCTACCTGAACGACGTCCCCGAAGCGGAGCTGCACCTCTTCCGGACAGGCCACTTCGCCCTGGAGGACCACCTACCGGAAATAGCCCCGCTCGTAGCCCGCTTCCTCGACCGCGTCCGGGCCTGA
- a CDS encoding DUF7873 family protein, translating into MAKLNQIIAVEKGVKSKSFQDITTAHQRVQKVALLAGISRTYQPKDEEGEQLPPESTRVQVKAEDVLREMSASLTRLFDVTATKDRANCSARADVVVDGRTIVPDAPVSYLLFLEKQLVDLHTFVKKLPVLDAAESWSLDPSTDWWKTDPVRTIRTKKVPRNHVKAEATDKHPAQVEVYYEDVPIGYWTTVKFSGALPARRVNELLERVEKLQNAVKFAREEANSAEVTDQRVGDAVFGYLFG; encoded by the coding sequence GTGGCGAAGCTCAATCAGATCATCGCCGTGGAAAAGGGTGTCAAGAGCAAGTCGTTCCAGGACATCACCACGGCTCACCAGCGGGTGCAGAAGGTCGCACTGCTGGCCGGAATCTCGCGTACCTACCAGCCCAAGGACGAGGAGGGCGAGCAACTGCCGCCCGAGTCCACCAGGGTCCAGGTCAAGGCCGAGGACGTGCTCCGCGAGATGTCGGCGTCGCTGACCCGGCTGTTCGACGTGACCGCCACCAAGGACCGGGCCAACTGCTCGGCCCGCGCGGACGTCGTCGTCGACGGGCGGACGATCGTCCCGGACGCTCCGGTCAGTTACCTGCTCTTCCTGGAGAAGCAGCTCGTCGACCTGCACACCTTCGTGAAGAAGCTTCCCGTGCTGGACGCTGCCGAGTCCTGGTCGCTCGACCCGTCGACGGACTGGTGGAAGACGGACCCCGTACGCACGATCCGGACGAAGAAGGTTCCGCGGAACCACGTCAAGGCCGAGGCGACGGACAAGCACCCGGCACAGGTCGAGGTGTACTACGAGGACGTGCCGATCGGGTACTGGACCACGGTCAAGTTCTCCGGAGCCCTCCCCGCGCGGCGGGTGAACGAGCTCCTGGAACGTGTCGAGAAGCTCCAGAACGCGGTCAAGTTCGCCCGCGAGGAGGCCAACAGCGCCGAAGTCACCGACCAGCGGGTCGGCGACGCGGTGTTCGGCTACCTCTTCGGCTGA
- a CDS encoding MarR family winged helix-turn-helix transcriptional regulator: MDKPVDLIEFETMLLGRYVHLLAPRDRREGERLDRSAYILLSRIEAEGPMSIGQLSAAFGLDASTLNRQTAAMLRAGVVERMPDPEGGIARKFAITAEGRRRLDADRARNISGLRKVMAEWTADEIADFAGHLSRFNRDIERLDGRPWPRD, from the coding sequence ATGGACAAGCCCGTTGACCTGATCGAGTTCGAGACCATGCTGCTCGGGCGGTACGTGCACCTGCTGGCGCCCCGCGACCGGCGGGAGGGCGAGCGGCTCGACCGCAGCGCGTACATCCTGCTCAGCCGCATCGAGGCCGAGGGCCCGATGAGCATCGGCCAGCTCAGCGCCGCCTTCGGTCTCGACGCGTCGACCCTCAACCGGCAGACCGCCGCCATGCTGCGCGCCGGCGTGGTCGAGCGCATGCCCGACCCCGAGGGCGGCATCGCCCGCAAGTTCGCCATCACCGCCGAAGGGCGGCGGCGGCTGGACGCCGACCGTGCCAGGAACATCAGTGGCCTGCGGAAGGTCATGGCCGAGTGGACGGCCGACGAGATCGCCGACTTCGCCGGCCACCTCAGCCGGTTCAACCGCGACATCGAGCGGCTCGACGGCCGGCCGTGGCCCCGCGACTGA